The genomic DNA acggcgagcgcgtcgcagaGGCCCCGCGCGAGGTGCATCTTTACGAGGTCGTTCTCGTCCGTAGTGAGAACCGCAAAGTAGTAGCGCGCCAGGACCTTGTGCTGCAGACCGCGCatgagcagcagcgcattaaaggccgcgaggcgcaccggcgTAAAGTTGCCTTCGCGCGTGTACTCGAGGAACAGGGGCAAATTCACCGGGCGCAGATTCGCAAAGATGAGCGACAGCTGGAAGTCGATGCTCGCGAGCGTCACGACATTGTGGAAAGACGGcacgaggcggtcgagctcctggagACGTTCCACCTCGCTGAtcgcctgctcgcgcagctgcacctcttcgtcgctgtactcgtcgtcgatgccgggcgtgcgtgccgacAACGCGCCCGTGTCCGCCGGGATGAGCGAGCTGGCGAGCGCGTTGATGATGCTTGCGATGTAAAAGTCGTCGACAAACTTGTTGGTCGAGTTGTCGTTGTACTTGAGCAAGTTGATCAGGAAacgctgcacgagcggcagcgccttgcCTTGGTGGTCGCGGATGCGCCCAATGGCATGGatcagcgcacggcgcacaaAGTAGTCGGCCATATCCGAAAAGTCGTTCGGACGGGGAAtgcacggcgcgtcgagtgcCGTCGAGTCGCCCGTGTGTGGCAGGTCGAAGCAGTAGCCTGTGCGGAAAAGCATCAGCAGGTGAAAGAGGCCCagcaggtcgaggtgcggcaGCGCACAATTTGCGAGGCCGtacgccgcctcggcgcggatcCGGTAAAAGTACTTGGTCACGAGCACGGTACGCGTGAGCATACTGCTGGTGATCAGACTCGGCATCTGGCTCAGCGCGTGTActgcgacgagctgcgcgacgacgtcgcgatcgcgctgcagctgcgagACCCACATGTAGTCTGGCTGCTCGAACTGGATCTGAGCCATCCACTCAAagtcggcgtcgaggcggatCCACTCGTACGGTGCCGAGGCCAtgatcgcctcgtcctcttcgGTCCAGTCGGCGACCTTCcagcgcttgcgctcctcttcgtcctccCACATACCCAGGCCGAAACCAAGATCGATCATGCCGATCGCCTCGGCtgcgtcctcgtcgccggcggcggcggcagcagcagcggccTGTCGCGCCTGGAAGCGCTTGGTattgcggcgcacacgcttGTACTTGGTGTTGAATGGAACGTCGTAGCGCTGGTGCTCGTTCTTGATGTCGAGTACGTGCTcgtacggcgtgccgtccgCCTCGTGAATTCGCACCGTCATCTGACCTTCCCAGAGCGTGACGGGGTTcgagaggagcgcgtcTTCGGGATGGGCCTCTGCGTAGATTGCGGCGGGAGACTCTTGGCGCACATGCATCTCGATCAAGAGTTTCTTGCGGTTAAAGGTTGCGGTGCAAATAAAGCGGGGGCAGCCGCTGCCGTTGATCCACTGATCGACAAACTGACGCAGATCCGCGCCGCTCACCTTTTTACAGATGCGCAAAAAgccgtgcgtgccgagcgcattgTTGGCCATCTCGCCGGTGATCGCCTGCAGGAACACTTTGGGAATGACACGTCCCAATcccagcgacgcgcccatCTTGCAcaggcggcggtcgagcaggtagagcacgagcggcgccttgAGGTTGACAAACGGCAGAACCTGCGGGTCCAGCGGCTCGCTCTGGCCCACCTGGTAGAGCGGCGGCATGCCAATGTCCCATGCGCAGAGGCGGTCGCAGTCCTTCTTCATGCGGAAGCGGTACTCGTTGTTGCCGaacaggcggcgcaggaacATGGATGCGAGGTGCTGGCTCAGGCCGTGGATCAGCCACGTATCCGCCCACGTCTTTTGGATGATGTTGATGCCGACCCACTGGAAGGCCACCGCGACGCTGAGCGTGTGCCGGTTTTCAAACGCCTGGTCGATCACCGAGGTGGGGTGCAGCAGATCGCTGGAGCAGACCGCGAGTGTCGACGCCGAGTGGCAGTCGACCTGGGCGCTCTCGACAAACACCATCTTGAACGAGTTGAAAGGAAACGAGCCGTACTCGCTCCCAATGTACTCGATCGCCTGCCACGTAAACGCGGTcgtgtgcagcagctcgtgctcgtgctcggGCAGGCAGAACGCCAGCACCTCGCACGCGTCGGGGCGGCGTGGCGAGACGCGCCCCATCACAAACGGACCCGCACAGAACGCAATGTGCTGCACGGACGTCGCGACCGGCTGCGTATAGTAAAAGACGGACTTTTCGGGATTGTGCGGGTGCACCGCGTGCTCGGTCAGCTCGCCAGAGCACACGACATAGACTTCGGTgccacgcagctcctcctcctcgtcctcctcgtcctcctcgtcgacctcgcgcacgcggtccgcgcgcggctcgtcggccgtctcgaggcgccgcggcacgacAAACTCGAGCTCCCACGTACAGCGGTCCCACAGCGTGTCGACACACGGCACCCAGCACCGTGCACTGTCGGGCCCTGTCGGCCGTGTATAGAGGTGCGGCACCTTGTACGGTGCCTCTGGCGTCGGCAGCACGAGCTGGATCGCCTCGtgcacgtcctcgagcaggtatTCGACGCGCACGGTGATCGCCGCAAAGCCTTCCTCGCcggtcgcctcgccgggcgccaCGGCCTCGGGGCGTACGGCGTCCGGGAGCTtgatgcgcagctcgccgaatgccgtctcgctcgcgctcgagtaTATCGCACGCTTCGTTTTGGGGTAGTCGTGCACGTCCGTCAGCGCCGCATGCTCGCTCGCGAGGTAGTCGTACACCGCTTCGTGGCCATTGCAGGTGATCTTTTGGATCTTGGCACGCCGTGCGTTCAGAAAGATGGAACGCAGCGCAGCCGTCGTAGGGCTTACTGTTAGCTCTGTATAGCCCGCTAGAGCACCGCTAAATGCCAGCTCTAGCGCCACCCGCTGGTGTGTGAGCGTGAATCcgcggtcctcgagcaTCGCGCCGGGGCGCTGGAGGAGGAAGCGGTAGTCTCACGTGACGTTTCTTGCCatgggcgacgacgcgggGGAGCCGCTGGGGAGCACGTCGGTCTTTCCGCCGCCCCCGAGCGTGTACCAGCGCTTTACAGAGGAGAACTGCTTGTGGCTCGATGTCTTGAGGGGCGAGCTAAGGAAGGAGGGCAAGGAGGGCGTGTACCATGGCCTGGGCGACGAagagcgcaaagagctgcAGGACACGCTCTTGAAGCAggtcgtcgctcgcgaaGGCAGCGACGGACTCGAGCTGCCGACTGATGACCTGCATGAGCTTCTCCCGCCGAACGTACACTGGATCGAGGAGGACGGGGGCTACCAGCTGTTTGGGCAGCGCTGGCCGATACCCGAGGTCACGCCGTCGCTCCAGGACCTCGGCATTACGCGTCTATTTCCAGAGGAGCCATTCGaccgcgccaaggcgctccagACGCTGCTACGGACGCTGCTGCACACCTACTTCATGCTCACCTCGGACCTCCTCCGCCCGATCCAGCCGTACGACGTGCTGGAGAGTGGAGGACCGAGTGGAGGGCAGGCGGGGCAGGAAGGTGCGGGGCAAGCggagcgagcgcagggCGGCGAAGGCGGCGAaggcgcgccagcgcaggACGGCGAACaggacggcgcgcaggacggcgcgcaggacggTGCGCCTACCGGCCCTACATGGACCACGTCCACACGCATCAAGGACCGTCTCAAGCACCTCGAGGTCGCCGTGATTAACTTCCAATTCCTCGTGAACCAGCTGCGGCCTGTCcaagcgcgcgcctcgctcgaggccctGCTCATGATGCAGGtggcacgccgcgagcggcagACCAAGCTGCTGCGTGAGAAGAGTGCGGCGATCCGACTCGAGATTGCCAAGCTCCAACTATAGATACCCATCGAGGCCGTGCTCATAGAGGGCTTCAGCCGCCACACGTGCGACACGCTGCGTCTTGACCGCGCGCTGTTTGCTCGGGGACGTCTTGGTCGCGtgctgcgtcgcgggcACGGCGTAGATGGCCTCTgcatcgcgcagcaggcgcatcAGGCGCGGCATCGGCCGCTGGCCATCGCCGTCGTGCCCGGAcaaggtgcgtgcgctgccgaccagcacgagcttgcgcttcgCGCGGGTGAGCAGCACATTGAggcggcgtacgtcgcgcaggagcgtgccggccgAGCCTTGGGCATTGGAGCGCACCAGTGACACGAGCACTACCGGCCAGTCGCGCCCCTGCGACTGGTCGACGGTGAGCacttcggcggcgcacgacgttttgaggaggcgcgcctggTGGCGGTACGGCGTCAGCACGCCAATGTCGCTTGCGGTGAGGCCGCCACGGCCGAGCGCTGTGCAGAtctgcgcaaggagcaTGGCCTCGGCTGCATTCTCCATCacgccgtcggtgcgcgactCGTGCGCGTCGATGGCGTCCGTGTCGACAAACGCCACCTGCACGTCGGGTGCGAGGACGCGCACGAGCCATGCAGGCCCGTCGTACGCACGTTGGTCCAGCGCGAgtgtcgagcgcgcaaTCGCCTCGCTGCCGCATGCAAGGCGGCCGTCGTATACGAGCGCGTTGCTCAGCGCCATGATCGCGTCGTTCATGCGGtactgctgcgcgagcgcgaccatCGCCGCGGGGTGCGCGGTGCACAGGCGCTGAAACAGACTCGTCTGGAGGCCGTGTgcagccgccgcctcttcgcgcacgagcggcgccagcTGGTGGTGGTCGCCAATCATCACAAAGCGGTCGGCATACCGCAGCGGCCCCAGGCACGTCGGCACAGTGATCTGACTCGCCTCATCGACGATGCACACGTCAaaggtgcggcgcgcaaacACCGCCTCGTTCGTCGCGAGACACGTCGCTGCAACGACCtgcgcttcggcggcgagcgtgtcgagtgcctcgacgctcgccgtgcgcccgaggcgctcgtccaggCAGTAGTGCCGCACACAGGGGTGCACgcggcccggcgcgccgacgcgcaaCACGTCGAgcccgtcgccgagcttggtGAGCACCGTATCGACGGCCGAGTGCGTATAGCTGCAGAGCAGCACAGTCTGGccggcggcagcgaggATGCGGATCAGCGCCGCAATCGTCGTCGACTTGCCGGTACCAGGCATGCCGAGCACCAGCGCATAGTCCTGTGCCTCTAGTGCACGCTCAATCGCCGCGACCTGGTCGGCATTGCATGTAGGGGTATACTGCcgcaccagcgcctggagctCTGCCGAGAGCGGCGCCCACTGGGGTGCTTCTAGGTGCACAACACGTTTTGCGAGGCGCGTCacacgcggcggcgcgtcggggtAGAACAGGCAGGCGATATTGTAACGGGGCACGCTCAGCATCGTCGACAGCTCGTCCTGGTCCAGGCGAAAGGTAAAGTCGCGCACACCGCTCTGCTGCTTGACCTGCACGAGGGTCTCGCGCCAGGCATTCTCCATACGCAGCGCAATCCGCGACTGCGTAacgtgcgcgacacgcccACGGCCGACAaacgcagcgtgcggcgtgtgcgtcgAGAGCAGGACAaggtcgtcgaccgccCAGCTCGCACTCAGCATGCGCGCGTCTGGCGCGGAAAAGAGGCACTTGGAcgcgtcctcgagcacgaggcccgcgacgcagcggccgACACTTTCGCGCTCTGCCGCAGGGAGGGTCCACAGCTCGTTGCGGAAGCGCGCAAGTCCCTGCTCTTCGTGCGAGAGGAGCGCATCCCAGTGCTGAAAAAAGGTACGGTCGGTCCCACTCAGGTGCTCGGTGTGCTGCGTGTAGAGTTCGGCAATCGCCGAGTCCGGATCGCGCACatgctcgacggcggcacGGTAGAGCATGCATGCATCGCGTGCGTAGCACCGCGCACACTTGTACGCGCTGTCGATCGTCGGGGGAAGCAGCGAGGGGtcatcgagctgcgccagcgcagcgtcgtcAAAGCCAAattcgtcgtcgctcgcgtcgtCCGCAACGACAATCGTCGGCAGCCGCGACTTGTACGTCGCCATTTCGTTGCGAGCGAGAAGCAGGCTGCGTACTtcgcgcagggcgcggtgcacgcggcTCATGGCGCTCGACTGGGTATAGAGAAGCAGGCCAGACTCGATTTCCACGCCGTAGCGGTCCGAGAGCAGCAGGGTATACAGGCTGGTTTGTGCGGCATGCTCGGTGCTCGACAAAACGCGCCCGGTCTTGATTTCCAGCGGAAGAACGGCGACGTTAatgcggccgcgctcgtaGATATGCGCCTCGACACAGACGTCGACTCGCCCTTTGAGGCCAAAAAGCGGCGAAACGACGTCATCCTCCGTGCCGAGGATGCGGGTAAGGCAGATGCGCACTTCGTGctccgcgcggcggtcctCAACatcctcggcgtgctcacTGCCGTCTTTCGGAGCGAGATAGCGCTCGCCGAACGAGACGAGGGATggcacgacctcggcgagcgatGTGCGCGTCTTTTCCGTCTCGGCGCCCACGATGGAGAGCGCGGCACGGTtctgcacgagctggcgctcgatTTCAGCAGTGATAAAAGGTCGCGAAAAGTTGCCGAGTCGCGTCCAAGTAGCAGGCGCTGGCAGCGGATCAGTCTCGACCGTGGCcatggcctcggcgaggtcggcaTCGCCGTCTTTCTCGCCGTCGGATCCGACTAGGCAGGCTTGCAGCAGGCCGTGGACCATGTTACCAAATACCGCCGAAAAGGTCGTGTCGGATGCCGTCTTGATCCGCTCTTGAAGCATCGGGCGCCGCATGCACGAAGCGACGCTCGCAAGGTTCGACGCCGAGATGATCGTGTCGGGGTGCAGAACCAGCAGGTGCTGGCTCGCGGGCGCATCCACAGGGAGAAACGAGGCCAGGGTCATGGTAGGTATGCTGCCCAGCACGGCGTCAAACAGATGGTCGTCGAGCCCGTCCCAGAGGTCATCGTCGTCTGAAGGCTCTGGCGCaggctgcgcctcgtctcCTCGATAAGGCTTCATTTCCCACGCACCGTACAAGTGCACAATATCGCCCTCCTTGACCGGCGTCGCAAGCCATTCGTCACGAAGAAGCGCAACACTTGCCACAGGCTCGAATTCTTGCATGTTTGCTTGGTAGTACAGCGACTGATTGAGGATTGCATCGGCAGGTGGCTTTTGCGCGCCCGCTacgacgtcgagctccAGTACCTTTTCAGTGACAGCCCGTTCCTGAGCATTTTTGGTCTCGCGCTCGTAGACGCGCTTCACGCGAGCACGCGAAAAGCGGCGAGTTGTCTGGCTAGAGTGACGTCGCGCTTCAATCGCCTACATGAGCAAGAGAACGTACCTTTTCCGAGGtgtcggccagcgcgtgcCCCTCGATCTTCTTTCCAGGGCCAGCTCGCATGGGCTTTTGGTGGCGAATGGGAGCCGGGACCTCTTGGATTGGATTCGTCCGGTCATGCAACACGCCATTTTTTGGCTTACTATCGTTTTTCTTCGCAGCAGTCACCTTCCCTGCAAAGAGCCCCGACAAGAGGTCTCCatgcgacgccgcgctcatTGTGGaggacgcgacgcgccgcgacgcggtggtGCAAAGTGGAGGTATGCAATCTTTTCTTGCCCCATGGGGCGACCCTATACGTGGAACCGTGTTCCAATGCTCTATATATAACGGTATAATGCTCGTTTAGAAAACAGAGGTGATGATCTTCTTCCACATCGGACGAGCcctcgcctcggcgcgctcctgctctAGCACCTCTTCGCTGACGGGGTCACGACGGCCGGTGTGGATGTCCATGTCTTCGAGGCGGACAAACTTGGAGCGCTTGATCAGCTTGTAGAGGATGAGGAAGGTCAGGAGAATGACAAGCGAGATGTTGGCATTGAAGAACTCGTAGGCGCGCATACGCGGC from Malassezia japonica chromosome 1, complete sequence includes the following:
- a CDS encoding uncharacterized protein (BUSCO:EOG09260289; MEROPS:MER0026493; COG:K; EggNog:ENOG503NWBS) is translated as MLEDRGFTLTHQRVALELAFSGALAGYTELTVSPTTAALRSIFLNARRAKIQKITCNGHEAVYDYLASEHAALTDVHDYPKTKRAIYSSASETAFGELRIKLPDAVRPEAVAPGEATGEEGFAAITVRVEYLLEDVHEAIQLVLPTPEAPYKVPHLYTRPTGPDSARCWVPCVDTLWDRCTWELEFVVPRRLETADEPRADRVREVDEEDEEDEEEELRGTEVYVVCSGELTEHAVHPHNPEKSVFYYTQPVATSVQHIAFCAGPFVMGRVSPRRPDACEVLAFCLPEHEHELLHTTAFTWQAIEYIGSEYGSFPFNSFKMVFVESAQVDCHSASTLAVCSSDLLHPTSVIDQAFENRHTLSVAVAFQWVGINIIQKTWADTWLIHGLSQHLASMFLRRLFGNNEYRFRMKKDCDRLCAWDIGMPPLYQVGQSEPLDPQVLPFVNLKAPLVLYLLDRRLCKMGASLGLGRVIPKVFLQAITGEMANNALGTHGFLRICKKVSGADLRQFVDQWINGSGCPRFICTATFNRKKLLIEMHVRQESPAAIYAEAHPEDALLSNPVTLWEGQMTVRIHEADGTPYEHVLDIKNEHQRYDVPFNTKYKRVRRNTKRFQARQAAAAAAAAGDEDAAEAIGMIDLGFGLGMWEDEEERKRWKVADWTEEDEAIMASAPYEWIRLDADFEWMAQIQFEQPDYMWVSQLQRDRDVVAQLVAVHALSQMPSLITSSMLTRTVLVTKYFYRIRAEAAYGLANCALPHLDLLGLFHLLMLFRTGYCFDLPHTGDSTALDAPCIPRPNDFSDMADYFVRRALIHAIGRIRDHQGKALPLVQRFLINLLKYNDNSTNKFVDDFYIASIINALASSLIPADTGALSARTPGIDDEYSDEEVQLREQAISEVERLQELDRLVPSFHNVVTLASIDFQLSLIFANLRPVNLPLFLEYTREGNFTPVRLAAFNALLLMRGLQHKVLARYYFAVLTTDENDLVKMHLARGLCDALAVAIATGELGYTRPRQERPEDTLQEGQTSQIENLGEQETKRVQEEAQHETMVKFLRKEIGRSASVREGFLMAYANAHGAVPIRSALLHLAELLFKPVEEFKPPPRPEQVQPEQTGAQRIKLMIKNAPQAPQVPTRPQPALRVVLPKAPKPKKPKPVEPGKALGMTSSDLTACRNCIQRLMANKHCEPFLHPVDPVRDEAPDYFDVIKDPMDLNSVSNKLQSGQYKDRFQFKEDVELIFRNAKTYTPDPKTWIHYEASRSESAFRQLWNRISKTLEQAEARAAAGRQADEEADAEGEVEEEEEEEEEEPEEPKQVVTLNAGESETPKPRLKIKLSLGGKKEEAKPTLKLKRSKTEAPPPPPAPEPVAEHIDPEEAKSASQDPVLPGEREMPIQAKKCRSVLQIVMKTKEASIFLQPIDPVRDQAPTYYDEIKHPMDLSTISKKLSKGAYATMHDFASDMRLMFANCRQFNPPGTFPAEMEEIVSRVWRREWSRAMVRKLDYQDKRALQSMMGRLKQLPSAGLFLYAVDPVALGIPNYFEVIPKENARDLTLISDKLRSDKYDSIDALDADIQLMLSNCYTFNAADERIVEITRAFERAYAQEIHALRLAMGEAPKRKDTESPTRPAKKAHLA
- a CDS encoding uncharacterized protein (BUSCO:EOG0926587S; COG:K; EggNog:ENOG503P5AV); translated protein: MGDDAGEPLGSTSVFPPPPSVYQRFTEENCLWLDVLRGELRKEGKEGVYHGLGDEERKELQDTLLKQVVAREGSDGLELPTDDLHELLPPNVHWIEEDGGYQLFGQRWPIPEVTPSLQDLGITRLFPEEPFDRAKALQTLLRTLLHTYFMLTSDLLRPIQPYDVLESGGPSGGQAGQEGAGQAERAQGGEGGEGAPAQDGEQDGAQDGAQDGAPTGPTWTTSTRIKDRLKHLEVAVINFQFLVNQLRPVQARASLEALLMMQVARRERQTKLLREKSAAIRLEIAKLQL
- the dna2 gene encoding DNA helicase (EggNog:ENOG503NVHU; COG:L), giving the protein MSAASHGDLLSGLFAGKVTAAKKNDSKPKNGVLHDRTNPIQEVPAPIRHQKPMRAGPGKKIEGHALADTSEKAIEARRHSSQTTRRFSRARVKRVYERETKNAQERAVTEKVLELDVVAGAQKPPADAILNQSLYYQANMQEFEPVASVALLRDEWLATPVKEGDIVHLYGAWEMKPYRGDEAQPAPEPSDDDDLWDGLDDHLFDAVLGSIPTMTLASFLPVDAPASQHLLVLHPDTIISASNLASVASCMRRPMLQERIKTASDTTFSAVFGNMVHGLLQACLVGSDGEKDGDADLAEAMATVETDPLPAPATWTRLGNFSRPFITAEIERQLVQNRAALSIVGAETEKTRTSLAEVVPSLVSFGERYLAPKDGSEHAEDVEDRRAEHEVRICLTRILGTEDDVVSPLFGLKGRVDVCVEAHIYERGRINVAVLPLEIKTGRVLSSTEHAAQTSLYTLLLSDRYGVEIESGLLLYTQSSAMSRVHRALREVRSLLLARNEMATYKSRLPTIVVADDASDDEFGFDDAALAQLDDPSLLPPTIDSAYKCARCYARDACMLYRAAVEHVRDPDSAIAELYTQHTEHLSGTDRTFFQHWDALLSHEEQGLARFRNELWTLPAAERESVGRCVAGLVLEDASKCLFSAPDARMLSASWAVDDLVLLSTHTPHAAFVGRGRVAHVTQSRIALRMENAWRETLVQVKQQSGVRDFTFRLDQDELSTMLSVPRYNIACLFYPDAPPRVTRLAKRVVHLEAPQWAPLSAELQALVRQYTPTCNADQVAAIERALEAQDYALVLGMPGTGKSTTIAALIRILAAAGQTVLLCSYTHSAVDTVLTKLGDGLDVLRVGAPGRVHPCVRHYCLDERLGRTASVEALDTLAAEAQVVAATCLATNEAVFARRTFDVCIVDEASQITVPTCLGPLRYADRFVMIGDHHQLAPLVREEAAAAHGLQTSLFQRLCTAHPAAMVALAQQYRMNDAIMALSNALVYDGRLACGSEAIARSTLALDQRAYDGPAWLVRVLAPDVQVAFVDTDAIDAHESRTDGVMENAAEAMLLAQICTALGRGGLTASDIGVLTPYRHQARLLKTSCAAEVLTVDQSQGRDWPVVLVSLVRSNAQGSAGTLLRDVRRLNVLLTRAKRKLVLVGSARTLSGHDGDGQRPMPRLMRLLRDAEAIYAVPATQHATKTPL